AATACTTTAACGATGAATAGACAAACCCCATGTTGTTTCTTTTGTTTTGAAGGGAACTGTTTTAAAACGAGTTCATCCCCTTTTTCAAAGTATTGATCGTAGATATCTTTGAGTTCTAATTCTGTGAGTATTTGCATAAGAACACTTCCTTCTCATTTATTATAATCCCAAAAAAGAAAAATGAAACTGGCGATTGCCAATTTCACTTCTTTTCTAGTTTACAAGTGTTGATGCCAAATAGGGTGTATAAACCGCAGAAACTGAATAGCGCTGTGAGTGTTAACACCAAAGCGAATACAAATAGTGCGATCGATAACCACAAGATTTGGTTTAAGAGTAATACGCCTACGACGACGAGTAAAGCGGATAATACATAACGAATCAACTTGTCGGTAGACCCAACGTTCTTTTGAAATTTCATCTTGATTACCTCCATGCTTTTATTGTAATCCGATGAAACTAAAAAACCTATGATAATGCTTTGAAATCCTGTTTTAGCTTTTTAGGCACTTTTGTAAATAACACTAAAGGCAGTATCAAAACAAATGAAACCAGTACAAACCAAAATTCAAATCGGATCGCATTATCTTCGAATAGGATGCCTTTAAGGAAATTCATAACAGCGAAGAATAAAAAACCACAAAGCATCACATTCACAATTTTATGCATTTTTAAGACAAATCGACTATGTCTTTCATCTAAATATAGAAAATATTGAGGGGTTGCTATGGCGTAAACGACCATCGGAATCATCATTACCACGAGTACGACAATGATGATTAGGCGAATAATCATTACCGAAACAAAAATGGTCACATCATCTATACCCATCAAGATCTCCAGGGGAAAAAATAATATCAGTACTAAACCAAGCCAAGCTAAAACCAACACAAGCGTTAACAAAGCACTTAATAAACCCAACATAAAACTGGTTTTTTTGCTCATAATGACTCCATTAACTGACCATATCGTCAACTGGATTTGTCTTGTACCTTTCGATAAATCAATCCACTCATCACAAACATGCTGATAACCACCATGATCCAAAGTACATGTTCAAAAATAGACCAACACATGAGCGCTCTTAATGGTTCAATCGATAGGTACATGACGCTGATGAAGCTACATGCCAATAGATAGCTTAAATGGATGATGTGCCATTGGGTCAACGTATGATGTAACAGATTATGTCGTTTATGCTTCCATAATTTCCATAAAAACAACCCGTTTGCGACAACTTTTGTCATCATCCAAAGGATGGCAATGCCTTGAAAGAAAATAATGAATAATACGAAAAGAAGGGGATATATTTCTAATTCACTTTGATAAAAGCTCGACATGGACGAAACCATCGAATACATTAATATTATTAACAAAATGGTTTGAATCAAGGTTATGATGCCGATATCCACATGTTTTCTCATCTTTATCCAATACCTCTGTTGGATGTTTTTTGGCTAGGTACTTTGACGAATAACAATATGAGTATGAGTGGCAACGCTAATAAAGAAATATTAAACCACTCGATAGAAATCGATGAAGGATCGCTTAGGTAACTTCTGATCAGGATGAATGCGATAAGTCCGACCAGTGCGAGTGGAATGGCAGATAAGTATTTAACCAAGTAGATATACGACGCTTTGTGTCTGTCATAATAATATAAAAAGTAATGTGGTATACCAATGGCGTATAGTACAGTGTATCCCACTGAAATACCCCAAAATATCCATCCAAAAAACCATAACAAGACAATCCCAACATAACCTGTTGGACTTGAATCTATGCTTTGAATGGCAGTGGATAACCAGCGAAAGGTATATACCAATACAACGATCATCGCTACCCAAACGGTGATAGCCAAAATCCCCATAATCAAACTTGTGGACTTCTTCATGTCAATCCTCCTATAATTCGATGATTTGATACCCAGCAGCCTTTTCTAAACGGTTCATCAGTGCGTAGCCCAAATCATCGGTACTTAAATGATGTATGAAAATATAATCAACAGCCCATAAATCCATGTCACGCAGTGCGGCGAACAAATTATGTGCCATTTCTTTTTGATCATGAACGGAGCCTAATGCACGGACTGGCACATCAAACAGCGTGACATATTCGGATTCACATATAACAGCGTAGGTTTGATTAGGATGGTTTAAATGATGAGAACGCACATAATCTCTCATCGCTTCGATATCACCTTTTAAGATGGTGACATCCCCTTTTGGTTTGTAATGCGTATATTTCATGCCAGGGGATTTAACATTGCCTGTTGGCTTGGTATCCGATAAATCATAAATGGGCATATTTAAGGCCGATTCAATCATCTTTTTGGTGATGAACCCAGGTCTCAAAATGGTTGGGATTTCAGACGTCATATCGATGACAGTAGATTCCAAACCAATTTCCGAAGGACCACCATCAATGATGATATCGACACGGCCATTGAAATCGTCAAATACATGTTGAAACAAGGTTGAACTCGGTTTACCAGAAATATTGGCTGAAGGCGCTGCGATGGGTACACCAGCCAAATCAATCACTTGTCTTGCGATTGGATTACTGGGTAAACGAATCGCTACTGTCGATAATCCACCTGTGGT
Above is a genomic segment from Paracholeplasma manati containing:
- a CDS encoding YgaP family membrane protein translates to MKFQKNVGSTDKLIRYVLSALLVVVGVLLLNQILWLSIALFVFALVLTLTALFSFCGLYTLFGINTCKLEKK
- a CDS encoding L-threonylcarbamoyladenylate synthase, which codes for MKQTLCWSGADLNLIENQQKIHETIQSGHLVIFPTETVYGIGANALDPQASKRIYQAKGRPSDNPLIVHISNKEDVYQYVRFVSETAETLMAAFWPGPLTLIFEKNERIPLETTGGLSTVAIRLPSNPIARQVIDLAGVPIAAPSANISGKPSSTLFQHVFDDFNGRVDIIIDGGPSEIGLESTVIDMTSEIPTILRPGFITKKMIESALNMPIYDLSDTKPTGNVKSPGMKYTHYKPKGDVTILKGDIEAMRDYVRSHHLNHPNQTYAVICESEYVTLFDVPVRALGSVHDQKEMAHNLFAALRDMDLWAVDYIFIHHLSTDDLGYALMNRLEKAAGYQIIEL